One Cohnella candidum genomic region harbors:
- a CDS encoding polysaccharide deacetylase family protein, whose product MKSPGRLATMLVVLSAVWLAGAYGPMAPYIHAVKQRETGIAAFGEDGRTGKTLRQWVEEEAAKRKIEPSNAVIDRVWKAIPGYNGRIVDTAATYAKAKASGLMPDDEGFPWVYRDIPPAVGLDDLPLQPIYRGNPAKPMVALMINVAWGDEYLPSMLDTLDAENVKATFFLDGSWLSRHEETAKQLLAKGHELSNHAYTHPDMSRLDMARQRREIGRTEELLKKLGVRNRWFAPPSGDYDERTVKAAAEFGLKTVLWTVDTVDWKNPPPASVIAKIARKIGPGQLVLMHPTASTRDSLKGIISTIQAKGYRLGTVSETLSAVRVDSPSR is encoded by the coding sequence ATGAAATCCCCCGGCAGGCTGGCGACGATGCTGGTCGTCTTGTCCGCGGTTTGGCTCGCCGGCGCTTACGGACCGATGGCTCCGTACATTCATGCGGTGAAACAGCGCGAAACCGGCATCGCCGCGTTCGGGGAGGATGGCCGGACCGGGAAAACCCTGCGGCAGTGGGTGGAAGAAGAAGCGGCCAAACGGAAGATCGAACCTTCCAACGCCGTCATCGACCGGGTCTGGAAGGCCATTCCGGGGTACAATGGACGTATCGTGGATACGGCTGCGACCTACGCGAAAGCCAAAGCTTCGGGATTGATGCCGGACGACGAAGGCTTTCCCTGGGTCTACCGCGACATTCCTCCTGCCGTCGGATTGGACGACCTTCCCCTTCAGCCGATCTACCGGGGGAATCCGGCGAAGCCGATGGTCGCCCTCATGATCAACGTGGCTTGGGGCGACGAATATTTGCCTTCGATGTTGGACACGCTGGATGCGGAAAACGTGAAAGCTACCTTTTTCCTGGACGGGTCCTGGCTTTCCCGGCATGAGGAGACCGCGAAGCAGCTTCTGGCCAAAGGCCACGAATTGTCCAATCACGCTTATACTCATCCGGATATGAGCCGACTGGACATGGCGCGTCAGCGCCGGGAGATCGGCAGAACGGAAGAACTGCTGAAAAAATTAGGCGTCCGCAACCGCTGGTTCGCGCCTCCTTCCGGCGATTACGACGAGAGGACGGTCAAGGCGGCGGCGGAGTTCGGGCTGAAAACGGTACTGTGGACGGTCGACACGGTGGATTGGAAAAATCCGCCGCCTGCCTCCGTCATCGCCAAAATCGCCCGAAAAATCGGCCCCGGACAGCTGGTCCTCATGCATCCGACGGCATCCACCCGCGATTCCCTGAAGGGAATCATCTCGACGATTCAAGCAAAAGGCTACCGATTGGGCACGGTTTCGGAAACGTTATCGGCCGTCCGCGTCGATTCGCCTTCCCGTTAA
- a CDS encoding M16 family metallopeptidase: MNKYQLKNGLRVMIEPIPTCRSVSFGIWVKTGSRNESPDDNGISHFVEHMLFKGTERHSAKDIADRFDGIGGNVNAFTSKEYTCYYAKVLDQHLPIAVDVLADMFFNSQLADTELVKEKNVILEEISMYEDTPDDTVHDLSSRAAFGDHPLAASILGTAERLGPMGPQDLRRYMNQRYRTDNTVISIAGNVGEEVLELIERHFGQFDVTGSEGEWEAPVFRSGSLFHRKKTEQNHLCLTFPGCSISDPKLYAMILLNNTIGGGMSSRLFQEIREKRGMAYSVYSYHTSYADSGLFTVYAGTAPKQTKDVYDLTMEVLQEVHANGLSEAELSRGKEQLKGNLILSLESTSSRMNRLGKNELMLGRHYTLDEMLERIDRVSMDDIRGMMNKLMDAPCAIALVGGQEKVLSGIGREFVVSSSVEAASGE; encoded by the coding sequence GTGAACAAGTATCAATTGAAAAACGGTTTGCGCGTCATGATCGAACCGATTCCGACTTGCCGGTCGGTCTCGTTCGGCATCTGGGTCAAAACCGGCTCCCGCAACGAATCCCCGGATGACAACGGCATTTCCCATTTTGTCGAACATATGCTGTTCAAGGGAACGGAACGTCATTCGGCCAAGGATATCGCCGACCGCTTCGACGGGATCGGCGGCAACGTAAACGCCTTTACTTCCAAGGAATATACGTGCTATTACGCCAAAGTGCTGGATCAGCACCTTCCGATCGCGGTGGACGTGCTGGCGGACATGTTTTTCAACTCGCAGCTCGCCGACACCGAGCTGGTGAAGGAGAAAAACGTCATCCTCGAGGAAATTTCGATGTACGAGGATACGCCCGACGACACCGTGCACGACCTTTCTTCGCGCGCCGCGTTCGGGGATCATCCGCTTGCCGCCTCCATCCTGGGAACGGCCGAGCGTTTGGGACCGATGGGTCCGCAGGACCTTCGCCGGTACATGAACCAGCGCTACCGGACGGACAACACGGTCATCAGCATCGCCGGCAACGTCGGCGAGGAAGTGCTGGAACTCATCGAACGGCACTTCGGGCAATTCGACGTGACGGGCTCGGAAGGGGAATGGGAGGCGCCGGTATTCCGCTCGGGCAGCCTGTTCCATCGCAAGAAAACGGAGCAGAACCATCTGTGCCTGACGTTTCCGGGCTGTTCGATTTCGGATCCCAAGTTGTACGCCATGATCCTGCTGAACAATACGATCGGCGGAGGCATGAGCTCGCGGCTGTTCCAGGAAATCCGGGAGAAACGCGGCATGGCGTATTCCGTCTATTCCTACCATACGTCCTATGCGGACAGCGGGCTGTTTACGGTTTACGCCGGAACGGCGCCCAAGCAGACGAAGGACGTTTACGATTTGACGATGGAAGTGCTCCAAGAGGTGCACGCCAACGGATTAAGCGAAGCTGAGCTCTCCAGGGGCAAAGAGCAGCTGAAGGGGAACCTGATCCTTAGCCTGGAAAGCACGAGCAGCCGGATGAACCGGCTGGGCAAAAACGAGCTCATGCTCGGCCGCCATTACACGCTCGACGAGATGCTCGAACGCATCGACCGCGTGTCGATGGACGACATCCGCGGCATGATGAACAAGCTCATGGATGCGCCTTGCGCGATCGCGCTGGTCGGCGGGCAGGAGAAAGTGTTGTCGGGAATCGGGAGGGAGTTCGTTGTATCCAGTTCAGTTGAAGCGGCTTCCG